ACTATGGCTACATCCGCAATCATCATGATGGTACTCGGCCTTCTCGTCACTTGGGGCGGCGCAGCATTCTGCATATCCGTTGCTATCCGCAATCGTGACATCTAGATTGTAAGATTATATTCTAAAT
This sequence is a window from Halodesulfovibrio aestuarii DSM 17919 = ATCC 29578. Protein-coding genes within it:
- a CDS encoding methionine/alanine import family NSS transporter small subunit; its protein translation is MATSAIIMMVLGLLVTWGGAAFCISVAIRNRDI